A genomic window from Streptomyces brevispora includes:
- the uvrB gene encoding excinuclease ABC subunit UvrB — protein sequence MRPVSKIERSVAPFEVVSPFQPSGDQPAAIAELERRVRAGEKDVVLLGATGTGKSATTAWMIEKLQRPTLVMAPNKTLAAQLANEFRELLPNNAVEYFVSYYDYYQPEAYVPQSDTYIEKDSSINEEVERLRHSATNSLLTRRDVVVVASVSCIYGLGTPQEYVDRMVQLKVGDEIDRDQLLRRFVEIQYSRNDLAFARGTFRVRGDTIEIFPVYEELAVRIEMFGDEIEALSTLHPLTGEVISEDESLHVFPASHYVAGPERLEKAVGGIERELEQRLAELEKQGKMLEAQRLRMRTTYDIEMLRQIGTCSGVENYSMHFDGRTPGTAPNTLLDYFPEDFLLVLDESHVTVPQIGAMYEGDASRKRTLVDHGFRLPSALDNRPLKWEEFLGRINQTVYLSATPGKYELSRGDGFVEQIIRPTGLVDPEIVVKPTEGQIDDLVHEIRKRTEKDERVLVTTLTKKMSEDLTDYFLELGVQVRYLHSDVDTLRRIELLRELRSGEYDVLVGINLLREGLDLPEVSLVAILDADKQGFLRSGTSLIQTIGRAARNVSGQVHMYADKITPAMAQAIDETNRRREKQIAYNTERGLDPQPLRKKINDIVATIAREEVDTEQLLGTGYRQAKGTKAPVPTLGIKAGSAKAGRDGAVVTDRPATELAGIIEEMTDRMRAAAADLQFEVAARLRDEVGELKKELRQMREAGLA from the coding sequence ATGCGGCCCGTTTCGAAGATCGAACGTTCGGTGGCGCCTTTCGAGGTCGTCAGTCCCTTCCAGCCCAGCGGCGACCAGCCGGCGGCCATCGCCGAGCTGGAGCGGCGCGTCAGGGCGGGTGAGAAGGATGTCGTGCTCCTCGGCGCGACCGGCACCGGAAAGTCGGCGACCACCGCCTGGATGATCGAGAAACTGCAGCGCCCCACCCTGGTGATGGCGCCGAACAAGACCCTCGCCGCCCAGCTGGCCAACGAGTTCCGCGAGCTCCTGCCCAACAACGCCGTCGAGTACTTCGTCTCGTACTACGACTACTACCAGCCCGAGGCGTACGTCCCGCAGTCGGACACCTACATCGAGAAGGACTCCTCGATCAACGAGGAGGTCGAGCGGCTGCGCCACTCCGCGACGAACTCACTGCTCACCCGGCGTGACGTCGTCGTGGTCGCCTCCGTCTCCTGCATCTACGGCCTCGGCACACCGCAGGAGTACGTGGACCGGATGGTCCAGCTCAAGGTGGGCGACGAGATCGACCGCGACCAGCTGCTGCGCCGCTTCGTGGAGATCCAGTACAGCCGGAACGACCTGGCGTTCGCCCGAGGCACCTTCCGGGTGCGTGGCGACACCATCGAGATCTTCCCGGTCTACGAGGAGCTCGCCGTCCGCATCGAGATGTTCGGCGACGAGATCGAGGCGCTCTCCACCCTCCACCCGCTCACCGGCGAGGTCATCAGCGAGGACGAGTCCCTCCATGTCTTCCCCGCCAGCCACTACGTGGCAGGACCGGAGCGCCTGGAGAAGGCCGTCGGAGGCATCGAGAGGGAGCTGGAGCAGCGGCTGGCCGAGCTGGAGAAGCAGGGCAAGATGCTGGAGGCCCAGCGGCTGCGGATGCGGACCACGTACGACATCGAGATGCTGCGCCAGATCGGCACCTGTTCAGGTGTCGAGAACTACTCGATGCACTTCGACGGCCGCACCCCAGGCACCGCGCCCAACACCCTCCTCGACTACTTCCCCGAGGACTTCCTCCTCGTGCTCGACGAGTCGCATGTCACCGTGCCGCAGATCGGCGCGATGTACGAGGGCGACGCCTCCCGCAAGCGGACGCTCGTCGACCACGGCTTCCGGCTGCCGTCCGCCCTGGACAACCGCCCGCTGAAGTGGGAGGAGTTCCTCGGACGGATCAACCAGACGGTCTACCTCTCCGCCACCCCCGGCAAGTACGAGCTCTCGCGGGGCGACGGCTTCGTGGAGCAGATCATCCGCCCCACCGGCCTCGTCGACCCGGAGATCGTCGTCAAGCCCACCGAGGGCCAGATCGACGACCTGGTGCACGAGATCCGCAAGCGCACCGAGAAGGACGAGCGGGTCCTGGTCACCACCCTCACCAAGAAGATGTCGGAGGACCTCACCGACTACTTCCTGGAGCTCGGCGTCCAGGTCCGCTACCTGCACAGTGACGTCGACACCCTGCGCCGCATCGAACTGCTGCGCGAGCTGCGCTCCGGCGAGTACGACGTCCTGGTCGGCATCAACCTCCTGCGTGAGGGTCTCGACCTGCCCGAGGTGTCGCTCGTGGCGATTCTCGACGCCGACAAGCAGGGCTTCCTGCGCTCGGGCACCTCACTGATCCAGACCATCGGACGTGCGGCTCGTAACGTGTCGGGGCAGGTCCATATGTACGCGGACAAGATCACCCCGGCGATGGCGCAGGCCATCGACGAGACCAACCGGCGCCGCGAGAAGCAGATCGCCTACAACACCGAGCGCGGACTCGACCCGCAGCCGCTGCGTAAGAAGATCAACGACATCGTCGCGACCATCGCCCGCGAGGAGGTCGACACCGAGCAGCTTCTCGGCACCGGCTACCGCCAGGCGAAGGGCACCAAGGCGCCCGTACCCACGCTGGGCATCAAGGCCGGTTCCGCGAAGGCCGGGAGGGACGGGGCGGTGGTCACCGACCGCCCGGCCACCGAGCTCGCCGGGATCATCGAGGAGATGACCGACCGGATGCGCGCGGCCGCCGCGGATCTGCAGTTCGAGGTGGCCGCCCGACTGCGCGACGAGGTGGGGGAGTTGAAGAAGGAGTTGCGCCAGATGCGGGAGGCGGGCCTGGCCTGA
- a CDS encoding MHYT domain-containing protein, whose amino-acid sequence MQGTIDGFSYGAVTPVAAFLMACLGAALGLRCTTRSLRTKRSFKAGWLALGATSIGSGIWTMHFIAMMGFSVEEAPIGYDKPVTFASLAVAIVMVGVGIFLVGYRGATPMALVTGGTLTGLGVATMHYLGMAGMRLDGQFEYDTITVTLSVVIAVVASTAALWAAVSIHGFLPSLGAAVVMGVAVSGMHYTGMAALRVHLHPATLTGTTGVAPTVLLVPMLIGPACFLLLAGVVVMFDPLVVMGTPDWNDAAAGRALGIAAQRQAPRFGTHADPASFHSQRRDPVQHHEH is encoded by the coding sequence ATGCAGGGCACAATCGACGGTTTCAGCTATGGGGCGGTGACCCCGGTCGCGGCGTTCCTCATGGCCTGCCTGGGTGCGGCGCTGGGTCTGCGCTGCACCACCCGGTCACTGCGCACGAAACGTTCCTTCAAGGCCGGCTGGCTGGCTCTCGGCGCGACCTCCATAGGCTCCGGGATCTGGACGATGCACTTCATCGCGATGATGGGTTTCTCCGTCGAGGAGGCACCGATCGGCTACGACAAGCCGGTCACGTTCGCCAGCCTCGCCGTCGCGATCGTCATGGTCGGCGTCGGGATCTTCCTTGTCGGGTACCGGGGTGCCACCCCGATGGCGCTGGTGACAGGTGGCACGCTCACCGGACTCGGCGTGGCCACCATGCATTACCTCGGCATGGCCGGTATGAGACTTGATGGGCAGTTCGAGTACGACACGATCACCGTGACGCTCTCCGTGGTCATCGCCGTGGTGGCCTCGACCGCCGCGCTCTGGGCCGCCGTCTCGATCCACGGCTTCCTGCCCAGCCTCGGTGCCGCCGTCGTGATGGGTGTCGCGGTCAGCGGAATGCACTACACGGGCATGGCCGCACTCCGGGTCCACCTGCACCCGGCCACGCTCACCGGCACCACCGGTGTCGCCCCGACGGTCCTGCTCGTGCCCATGCTGATCGGCCCGGCCTGCTTCCTGCTGCTCGCCGGGGTCGTCGTGATGTTCGACCCCCTGGTGGTCATGGGCACCCCGGACTGGAACGACGCCGCGGCCGGACGGGCCCTCGGCATCGCCGCCCAGCGCCAGGCACCCCGGTTCGGCACGCACGCCGACCCGGCGTCCTTCCACTCGCAGCGGCGTGACCCCGTACAGCACCACGAGCACTGA
- a CDS encoding glycerophosphodiester phosphodiesterase, with amino-acid sequence MYAGTATASVAAAALLGAGTFLMSNTGAPVTDATAAGHTVTVARSVTAGHTAPSTGGGIRTAGAPAPARTRDPLVISHRGASAYAPENTLAAVDRADALGFDWVENDVQLTKDGVLVVIHDTDLKRTTDAEAVFPGRAPWAVKDFTAAEIARLDAGSWFGAQYTGARVPTLRQYLERIGHNRQNLLLEIKSPEIYPGIERATLRVLRQEGWLDSSHVRDRLVIQSFGANSLRTVHKERPDVVTGLLGTPAVADLPSYAEFTDEINPSYTSASGTYVAAVHALKGPHHKRLRVNVWTVNNRAHALRVAGYGVDGIISNAPDVVRKATAIRAAVGAREAVGARRAVR; translated from the coding sequence GTGTACGCAGGCACCGCAACTGCCTCCGTCGCTGCCGCCGCCCTCCTGGGCGCCGGCACGTTCCTGATGTCGAACACCGGCGCACCGGTCACGGACGCAACCGCGGCCGGGCACACCGTGACAGTGGCCCGTTCCGTCACCGCCGGGCACACGGCACCGAGCACCGGCGGGGGCATCCGGACGGCGGGCGCCCCCGCCCCGGCCCGGACCCGCGACCCACTCGTCATCTCCCACCGGGGCGCGTCGGCCTACGCCCCCGAGAACACCCTCGCGGCCGTGGACAGAGCCGACGCACTCGGTTTCGACTGGGTGGAGAACGACGTCCAGCTCACCAAGGACGGTGTGCTCGTCGTCATCCACGACACCGACCTGAAGCGGACCACCGACGCCGAGGCGGTCTTCCCGGGCCGCGCACCGTGGGCGGTCAAGGACTTCACGGCCGCCGAGATCGCCCGGCTGGACGCGGGCAGCTGGTTCGGGGCGCAGTACACCGGCGCCCGGGTGCCCACGCTCCGGCAGTACCTGGAACGGATCGGGCACAACCGCCAGAACCTGCTCCTGGAGATCAAGAGCCCCGAGATCTACCCGGGGATCGAGCGGGCGACCCTGCGGGTACTGCGCCAGGAGGGGTGGCTCGACAGCAGTCACGTCCGCGACCGCCTCGTGATCCAGAGCTTCGGCGCGAACAGCCTGCGCACGGTGCACAAGGAGCGTCCGGACGTCGTCACGGGCCTCCTGGGCACCCCGGCCGTCGCCGATCTGCCCTCGTACGCCGAGTTCACCGACGAGATCAACCCGTCGTACACCTCGGCCTCGGGCACGTACGTGGCGGCGGTGCACGCGCTGAAGGGGCCGCACCACAAGAGGCTCCGGGTCAACGTGTGGACGGTCAACAACAGGGCGCACGCGCTCCGGGTGGCCGGCTACGGCGTGGACGGCATCATCAGCAACGCGCCCGACGTGGTGCGCAAGGCCACCGCGATCCGGGCGGCAGTCGGGGCGCGTGAGGCAGTCGGGGCGCGTAGGGCGGTCCGCTGA
- a CDS encoding methylated-DNA--[protein]-cysteine S-methyltransferase, translating to MNSNGVVEWAVVESDIGPLLLAATGSGLVSVVFHARPAVRDRALAQLRTRLGAELVESPGSARLAEPIRQFAAYFAGTLRDFSLDLDWSLTSGFNRQVLRELSAGVPYGAVAGYGDLAERVGQPGAAQAVGAAMGSNPLPVVVPCHRVVERDGGLGGFGGGLETKRQLLALEGVLPPPLF from the coding sequence ATGAACAGCAACGGGGTTGTCGAGTGGGCCGTCGTGGAGAGCGACATCGGCCCGCTGCTGCTGGCCGCGACCGGTTCCGGGCTGGTGAGCGTGGTCTTCCACGCGCGTCCGGCGGTACGGGACAGGGCGCTGGCCCAGTTGCGCACCCGGCTCGGCGCGGAGCTGGTCGAATCACCCGGCTCCGCCCGGCTGGCCGAGCCGATACGCCAGTTCGCGGCGTACTTCGCGGGCACGCTGCGGGATTTCTCGCTCGATCTGGACTGGTCGCTGACGAGCGGCTTCAACCGCCAGGTGCTCCGGGAGCTGTCGGCGGGCGTGCCGTACGGTGCGGTCGCCGGGTACGGGGACCTCGCCGAGCGGGTCGGGCAGCCCGGTGCGGCCCAAGCGGTCGGGGCGGCCATGGGGTCCAATCCGCTGCCGGTGGTGGTGCCCTGTCACCGGGTGGTGGAGCGCGACGGCGGGCTCGGCGGCTTCGGCGGCGGGCTGGAGACCAAACGGCAGCTGCTGGCTCTGGAGGGCGTACTGCCCCCGCCGCTGTTCTGA
- a CDS encoding MFS transporter, with protein sequence MTNTLDASDAPGASDTPGGPGSAGRVTAVDLPRLRRRTTAVLIAGQILGGLGVPIGIALAPVLATQVSGSEALSGLAPTASVTGTALLSLPLAALMTSRGRRPGLVLAYLIGALGAGLVVLSTVVENFPLLLLGMAAFGAGSSANLQARFAAADLAEPERRGRAISTVIWATTIGSVLGPNIAAPAGRVFRGTAVSETAGPFVWAAGIFLLAALVVAALLRPDPLLTARALAPRESSSAGDRSLRAGIAAVRASPMARLALVTVTVSHTAMVSIMVMTPVDLGHHGADLQLVGLVISGHIAGMYAFSPVMGWLSDRFGRLAVIGLAVGLLSLAALLAGTAGAAHGRTAAGLFVLGLGWSAGLVAGSALLTDSVPQPARAAVQGLSDLTMNASAGIGGAVAGVIVSRASYGWLNLAGACLLLPMAALALRRALTRPATA encoded by the coding sequence GTGACCAACACCCTCGACGCATCCGACGCCCCCGGCGCATCCGACACCCCTGGCGGGCCGGGTTCCGCCGGACGGGTCACCGCGGTCGACCTGCCGAGGCTCAGGCGCAGAACGACCGCCGTCCTCATCGCCGGTCAGATACTCGGCGGCCTCGGCGTGCCCATCGGCATCGCGCTGGCCCCCGTACTGGCGACACAGGTCAGCGGCTCCGAGGCGCTGTCGGGCCTCGCGCCCACCGCGTCAGTGACCGGCACGGCCCTGCTGTCGCTGCCGCTGGCCGCGCTGATGACCTCGCGCGGCCGCCGCCCCGGCCTCGTACTGGCGTATCTGATCGGCGCGCTCGGCGCCGGCCTCGTGGTGCTGTCCACCGTGGTGGAGAACTTCCCGCTGTTGCTCCTCGGCATGGCCGCGTTCGGCGCGGGCTCCTCCGCCAATCTGCAGGCCAGGTTCGCCGCGGCGGATCTGGCCGAGCCGGAGCGGCGCGGCCGGGCGATCTCGACCGTCATCTGGGCCACCACCATCGGCTCGGTTCTGGGGCCCAACATCGCGGCCCCGGCGGGCCGGGTCTTCCGCGGCACCGCCGTGTCCGAGACGGCCGGGCCGTTCGTCTGGGCGGCCGGCATCTTCCTTCTCGCCGCGCTCGTGGTCGCGGCGCTCCTGCGACCCGATCCGCTGCTGACGGCGCGCGCGCTGGCCCCGCGGGAGAGCAGCTCGGCCGGGGACCGTTCGCTGCGTGCGGGCATCGCGGCCGTGCGCGCGTCGCCGATGGCCCGGCTGGCGCTGGTGACCGTGACCGTCTCGCACACCGCGATGGTCTCGATCATGGTGATGACCCCGGTCGACCTCGGCCACCACGGGGCGGACCTCCAACTGGTCGGCCTGGTGATCAGTGGACACATCGCGGGGATGTACGCGTTCTCGCCGGTGATGGGCTGGCTGTCGGACCGCTTCGGCCGGCTCGCCGTCATCGGCCTGGCGGTCGGGCTGCTCTCCCTGGCCGCACTGCTGGCGGGGACCGCGGGCGCCGCCCACGGCAGGACCGCGGCCGGCCTGTTCGTGCTCGGGCTCGGCTGGTCCGCGGGACTGGTCGCCGGCTCGGCGCTGCTCACCGACTCCGTACCGCAGCCCGCCCGCGCCGCCGTGCAGGGCCTGTCGGACCTGACGATGAACGCGTCGGCGGGCATCGGCGGCGCCGTCGCCGGAGTCATCGTCTCCCGGGCGAGCTACGGCTGGCTGAACCTCGCCGGCGCATGCCTGCTGCTGCCGATGGCCGCGCTGGCGCTGCGCCGGGCCCTCACCCGCCCCGCCACGGCCTGA
- a CDS encoding cupin domain-containing protein, protein MTTIDQAPASFAVHIPDAVLEPEPLDPAQIVSGEPEVTGKVLWESADGKQLRGIWQITPGVVTDTEANELFVVVSGRATVAVEGGATMEIGPGDACVLREGDRTTWTVHETLRKAYHISL, encoded by the coding sequence ATGACCACAATTGATCAAGCTCCCGCCTCCTTCGCCGTGCACATCCCGGACGCCGTGCTCGAACCGGAACCGCTCGATCCCGCGCAGATCGTGTCGGGCGAGCCCGAGGTCACCGGCAAGGTGCTGTGGGAATCGGCCGACGGCAAGCAACTGCGCGGGATCTGGCAGATCACGCCCGGCGTGGTCACGGACACCGAGGCCAACGAGCTGTTCGTGGTCGTCAGCGGGCGTGCGACGGTGGCGGTCGAGGGCGGCGCGACGATGGAGATCGGACCGGGCGATGCCTGCGTACTGCGCGAGGGCGACCGTACGACGTGGACCGTGCACGAGACGCTGCGCAAGGCGTACCACATCAGCCTCTGA